Genomic segment of Paucidesulfovibrio longus DSM 6739:
TCGAAACCATGCGTTCCTCGCAGGAAAAAGATTAAAAAATATTGAAATTCGTTACGCCGGGGCGATCCGTCGCCGGGGCGTGCGCGTTTTCCGGTCGCGTTCCGGTGTCCCTTGGAGAAGCTCCGGCCAGGAGGGTGCCCGGCTGGGGAAGGGGGGAGCTTCTCCGCCTGCCGCGTCTGGGCCGACGCGGCCTAGTAAAAAAAATCATTCGGCGGCTTCCGATGCCGACGTCCCGGTACGGACGTTCCGATGCGGATGTCCCGATGCGTGCCGCTCCGGGCGTCCGCGCACTCGTCCCGCGCCGCCGGAACCGGAAGTGCAAAAGCCGGGCCGCTAACGGCCGGAACGGCGCAGGGAATAGAACAGGCCGTCCTCGACCTCGCGCGCGTCCAGCTCGTCTTCCGCGACCAGGGCGTCCAGGAGCCTGCGCACCCGTTCGGGGCCGAGGCCGAGGCCGCCCGCCAACTGTAGTACGGTTTGCGGCCTGCGCGCAAGCGAGGAGCGGAGAGCTTCCCTGGCCTCCTGGTCGGGCAGGTCGCGCTCGCGCGCCTCGGCCCGCAGGTTGCGGCGCTCGTGCGCGCCCAGTGCCGCGCGCCAGCGCGCCAGGGTCGGCGCGTCCACGGCGCGGGCGGAGTCCAGCGTTCCCGGCCTTGTCAGCGTTACCACGTCCACCCGGTCCGGGTCCAGGCGCGGGATGAATTCCGAGAGCAGGCGCAGGTTCTCCTCGGAGTCGTTGAACCCGCGCGCCAGGAGGATCTCCAGGAAGACGGCCCCGGAGAATTCCTTGCGGAAGTCCAGCAGGCCCCGGACGATGGTTTCCGGGCCGAGACCCGGAATGCAACGGTTGAGCCTGCGCATTTCCTGGGGTACGAGTGTATCCAGGGACGGCAGAACCACGTCCGCGAGGCAGAGGTCGCGCCGCACGTCCGGGACGTGCAGCAGCGTGGAGTTGGTCAGCACGGCCACGGGCTTGCCCGGCAGGATTTCCCGCACGCCCCGGATGACCTCGCCGAACTCGGTGTTCAGCGTGGGCTCGCCCGAACCGCCCAGGGTCACGTACTCCGTGTCGCGGCCCTGCGCGGCCCACTGGGCCAGCTCGTCCAGAATGTCGCGGGCCGGAACCCAGGCGCGCCGTTCCAGGGTCAGGGCGCTGGTCGGCCCGACCTCGCAGTAGGCGCAGTCCATGCTGCATATTTTTTCTCGGAGCAGGTCCAGCCCCAGCGAGAGGCCGAGCCTGCCGGACATCACCGGTCCGAAGATGTATGTGAATGCCATGTCGGTTTCCGGGCCGTCTCCGGCTTGACGAGGTGCGGGCCGCTGCCGTACCTGATGGTGCGCACACAGCGCCAGGAGGATACCATGTTGAATTCGGGAGATTTGGTACTGCTCATCAGCCCCAAGGGCAAGCGGTATCTGCATAAGCTCGACCCGCAGGCCGAGGTGCATACCCACGACGGGCGCATCCTCATGTCCGAGGTGGCCGCCGCAGGCTACGGACACCGCGTCCGCACCCATCTGGGCAGACCCTATCTCGTGCTCCGTCCCACTGTGCACGATTTGATCAAGAACGTGAAGCGTTCGACGCAGATCATGTACCCGAAGGAGATCGGCTATCTGCTGCTCAAGCTCGGCGTCGGCCCCGGCTCCACGGTCATCGAGTCCGGCACGGGCTCCGGCGGCCTGACCACGGCCCTGGCCTGGTACGTGGGCGATACGGGCAAGGTCGTCACCTACGAGCGCCGCGAGGAATTCTACAAGCTGGCGCGCAAGAACCTGGAGCGCGTGGGCCTGGCCCACCGCGTGGAGCAGGTCAATCAGGACATTTCCGAAGGCTTCCGGCACAGCGGCGCGCACGCGCTCTTTCTCGACGTGCGCACGCCCTGGGACTACCTGGAGGCCATTCCCTCGGCCGTCATTCCCGGAGCCATGTGCGGCTTTCTGCTGCCCACGGTGAACCAGGTCAGCGACCTGTTGCGCGGGCTGGAGCACGGCCCCTTCCAGGACATCGAAGTGCTGGAAATCCTGGTGCGACGCTACAAGCCCGTGCCGGACCGCCTGCGTCCGGAAGACCGCATGGTCGCGCACACGGGCTTCCTGATCTTCGCCCGCTACATCGAGCCCGACGCCGCGCCCGGCCTGCCCGAATCCGGCGCGGAACAGGGCGAAGCCGCGCCCGCGTGCCCGGAGCTGCCCCAGGAGACCGACGGCGGCACCCTGGAGCTGGAAGACGGCATGGACGCGGAGTTCGGCGTGCCCGAATCCGCCATCGAGGCTCCGCTGGAGACGGCTTCGGACGGGGAAGGCCAGGAGTCCGGGCGCAAGGAACATGTGGAGACCGAAGACAAGGACGTGACGGACGCGCTCTAGCGCGTCCCGCTCGCGGCGCAGCCGCGCGACCGACGGAGGAAGGCCATGACCGCAAGCGTGGAACGGCGAGCCATCTGGGGCCTGCGCGACCCCCTGGCAGGGTTCACGCATCTGCTCGGCGCGCTGGGCGGGATCGTCGCCCTGGTGCTGCTCCTGGTGCGCGCCGCGCACCAGGGCACGGCCTGGCACGTGACCTCCTTCGCCGTGTTCGGCGCGGGCATGATCCTGCTCTACACCGCGAGCACGCTCTACCACTGGCTGCCCTACGGCGAGCGCCGCACTGCCCGGCTGCGCAAGCTCGACCACGTCATGATCTTCGTGATGATCGCGGGAACCTACACGCCCATCTGCCTCGTGCCCCTGCGCGGGGCCTGGGGCTGGTCCATCTTCGGGGTCGTCTGGGGCATGGCGCTGGCGGGCGGCGTGGTCAAGCTCTTCTGGATGGGCGCGCCCCGCCTGCTCTCAACGGGCTTCTACATCGTCATGGGCTGGGTGGCCGTGGTGGGCATCTGGCCGCTGGTCCAGGCGCTTTCCTCGGGCGCGGTCTTCTGGCTCGTGGCGGGCGGGCTGAGCTACACCCTGGGCGGCGTGGTCTACGCGCTCAAGCGGCCCGATCCCTGGCCGCGCGTGTTCGGCTTCCACGAGATCTTCCACCTCTTCGTGCTGCTCGGCAGCTTCTGCCATTTCTGGATGATGTACGCCTACATCGCCCGGCATCCCTGAACGCCTCACGAAAGCCGGCTCTTTCCGCCAAATCTACGGCACTTTGCGTCATCTTTTGCCGCGGGGATTCGCCGTTTTCCGCGTTTCTGGCTGTTTTCCGCGACGGAGTCAGCGGAATTCGGCCCGTGAGCGGATGTCTTCGGGCAGGGTCAGGCCGAAGCGGGCCAACTGCTTCTTGTTGAAGAAGAACGTTCCCTGCTGGTCCATGGAGGCCGAGGGCGGGCGGGGAGTCTTTCCCTCCAGGATGTCCCTGGCGATCAAAGCCGCGAGGCGGGCGTGCTGCTCTCCGAAGATGACGTAGGAGCCGACCGCGCCGTCGTCGCCCACGGCGTAGTCCTGGTAGGCGAAGATCGGGACCGGGCTGTGTTCGGAGGTCCAGCGGATCACCTCTTCCACGGGCACGTACCTTCCGGAGGCGTCCCTCAGGTTGTGGTAGAGGGGCATGGTGATGAAGTCGTATTTCCTATGGCCCAGGATGACCTGCTGCCACTCGGCCCAGTTCGCGGCCATTTCGTATCCGACGCTGACCCTGTCGAGGAAGACCTGCTTCCGGTCCATGAAGTTGACCTCCACGATGGCCCTGGAGGTCGGGCTGTCGTCCATGAGCACGAGCGCCGTCTTCGGGTCGGGGATGATCCTGATCAGGTGGCGGAGCCAGGGAAAAAGCGGCACGCGCTCCAGCACGCCGGTGACGTTGCCGGGGATGCCCTCCCTGAAGTATTTCCGGGGATTGTTGTTGATGCCGAAAAAGACCACGGGTTTTCCGCTGTCGGCCATGCGCGGCCCGAGCAGGCGCAGGGCGTTGTCGTCGCCGAGCATCACGAGGTCGGGATCGACCCGGCGGAAGACGTCCATGGCCGCTTCGGCCCGGCCCGCGAACTCGGATTCCGGAATTCGTTTCGTGTCCAGATACACCATGTCCAGCTGGGCGATTTCGCCGAGGATCTCGTGGATTCCGCGGTCGCACTGAACGGTCCAGGGCATCTCGCGATGGTAGCTGTGGACGACGAGCACCTTGAATTGGCCCGCGTCGGCGTTCCAGGCCGGGAGCATTCCGGCCACGGCCAGCAGAACCGCGATGAGGCGAAGCATGGTCTGACCCCTTGACGTATTTTGCTTCAAATTATGCCAGAACCAGCATGGCGGCAATCATATTTTGGAAAACAAGCCGAAGAATCAAAGGAATCCCATGGTCCGCGCCCGCAGCGCCCCTGTATGGAAAAAGGGGGACTTTCCCGAAGTGCTTGCCCTGGTCGCCGGGGCTCTTTTTTCAGCCAGCTGTTTGTGCTACGCAGGAAGTTCGCAAGCCATTGCGAGAAGGAAGCGTGGAAGACGGATGAAACAGGACAAATTGCGCGATCCGGATCGTTTCGCGGGATGGGGGCGGCGGGCGCTGCCGACGTCTCTTCTGCTCGCGTTTTTCCTGGCGCTTTCGGCTTGGCCCGCTCTGGCCGCCTCGCAGGCGAAGTGGCCCGTGGGCTGCGAATTTCGCGGGCTGAACGAGACGCTCGCCGAGCATCGCGTGGATGCGGATTCCCTGCCCTTGTTCATGGGCGAACTGGCGGGAGAGAGCGAGCTGCTGGCCTCGGCCAGCCTCTATGTGACCGAGGACAGGGACAAGGATGTCCACGGGTTTGAATACCCAACGGGCAAGGCGCGGTTCGTGCTCACGTTGAACCTCAAGGACGGCGTGGTTCTGGAGACGAGGGAAAACGTCTGCTCCTGGGAGCGGCTCGACCGCTGCCTGCGGCGCGAGGTCAAGGACGCGCTGCGCATCTACCGCAACCTGGCGGCCAGGCACGGGGTCAAGCCGGGCTCGCGCATCCTCAATCTCTGATCCTGCCGCGCCGCCTGACGCGCTATTCCAGGCCGAGCAGGGCCGCGCCCACCGCGCCGGTCATGTCCGGCTCGTCCGGCAGCAGCAGGCTCTCGCCCGGCACGAGCCGCAATTCCCCGGCCAGCAGTGCGCGCACGCAGGGATTGTTGGCCACGCCGCCCACAAAGACCAGGGGCGGCGTCAGCCCCACGCGCCTGAGCATGGAGAGCGTGCGCAGGACAATGGCCCGGTGCAGCCCCAGGGCGATGTCCTCCGGCTCCGCGCCCTCGGCCATGAGCGAGGTGGCCTCGGTTTCCGCGAAGACCGTGCACATGCTGTTGATGGTCGGCGGGTTGGTGCCGCGCAGGGCGAACTCCCCGAACTCCTCCACGGGCATCTGGAAGACCGAGGAGGAGTACTCCAGGAATTTGCCCGTGCCCGCGGCGCAGCGGTCGTTCATCTCGAACCGGGCCACGCGCCCGCCCGGCAGCAGGGCGATGGCCTTGGTGTCCTGCCCGCCGATGTCCAGCACGGTGCGCGCCGCCGGGAAAAAATGCGCGGCTCCGGCCGCGTGCGCCTTGATTTCCGTCACTTTTCGCAGCGGCAGCCCCAGGCCGAGCTTCCCGGCCAGTTCGCGGCCGTAGCCCGTGGCCACCAGCCCGTCGGCGCGGATTTCCTCGAGCAGCTTTCGGCATTGCCCCGCCGGGGAAAAGGTCGTGGGCAGGCGGGCCGCATGCACGACCCGCCCGTTTTCCACCACGGCCAGCTCGATGCTCCGCGAGCCGATGTCGAGCCCGGCGACCCGGCTCAATCCAGCGTCTCCACGAAGGCTTCCACGCGGGTCTTGAGCTGCTGCACGTCTTCCATGCTGTAGTCCGTCTCGATGCTCAGGCTGGGGATGCCTTCCGCCGCGAGCGTCTTGTCCAGGCGGATGCTCTCGTTGGCGTAGGGCTGGCAGAAGAGCAGGTTGTACTGGATCACGCCGTCCGCGTTCAGAGTCTTCGCCAGATCCATGACGTTTTCCTGCCGCTCCGTGTTGGGCGTGAAGCAGGCGCAGTCGATCTTCATGTAGCGGTCCGCGATGGCGTCCAGCATTTCATCCAGGGTCGCGCCGGACTCGTCCACGAGGTCGCGCGAGTTGCGCGTGCCGATGCAGGACTCCTCGCCCACGATGACCGCGCCGGAGCTTTCCACGATGTAGGGCAGCTTCCAGTTGGGCACGGCCATGGGACAGCCGGAAAGCAGCAGGCGCGGCGTGCCCGCCTCGGCCACTCCCTCGCCCCTGGCCACGCGGGCCTCCAGCTCGTCGCAGAGCTCGTTCATCTTGGCCGTGAAGCGCACGGGGTCGTCGTAGAAGCTGATCTGGTTCACGAGCAGGGCGTCGCGGCCGGAGATGGGCGCGGGCGAGGCCGCGCGCAGGGCCGTCAGCCGCTGGAGCGCGCGCCGCTTGTCGTTGACGGTCCTGATGGCCGTTGCGAGCCGCTCCGCGGTGATGGTCACGCCCGTGAGCTTTTCGATTTCCTCCTTGTAGCGCAGCACCTCGGCCTTCCAGAGCGCGCGGTCCGCCGCGTTCTTCTGCTGGGGCACCTCCATGACGTGCATGTTCACCAGCTCGCCGAACGGCTCGTAGGCCTTTTTCTTGCCGTCGCAGGTGGTCTCGCCCACGATCAGGTCGCAGGACTCGGTGTACGGGCAGAGCCGGGCCAGCTTGAAGCCGATGAAGGACTTGATCAGGGAGCAGGTGTTGCGCGGAACCATGGTCTCGGCCAGCTCCTTGCCCGCCTCGGCCCCGGCGCAGAGCCCCACCTGCACCGCGTCCGCGGCCAGGGTGATCTCCTCAGGAACGAACACGCAGAAGGTGCCCACGACCTTGCGGCCCTGGGCCTTGGCGTCCTGGATTTCCTTGATGCGCAGCCCGTGCACCTCGGAGAGCACGAAGTCGAGGTATTCGGCCCCGCGCAGGCGGCCCTGCTGGGAAAGATAGATGTCGCCGTAGAATTTGCCGAGCACGTCGAGCAGCGCGTCGTGCGCTTCCAGGTCCAGGTCCAGGCGTTCCCACATTTCCTTATACGGACTCGTCATGGTTGCTCCCCTTGAGGTTTCGCTGGTGATTATCGATGCTCGGCATCATTAATGTCGATGAACGGCCGCGTAAAGCCGGGGAAACTTGCTGTGGCTTTGGCACAGCGCCTTTGCGCGCGTCCGGCGCGGGCTCTTGTCAAACCCGCGCCGGGCGCATAGCTTGGGGCATGTCCATGGACGGAACACGCTGCGCCGCCGGAGGGCGCTCCCGGTCCGAATCCGCCCTGTCCTGGCTGCCGGCCGCGCTTCCGGGCGTGGAGATGCTGCGTGCCAGCTTCGTGCGGCAGAATTTCGCGCGGCATTTCCACCGCCGCTACGCCGTGGGGGTCATCGAACAGGGCGGCATGGCCTTTCGCTATCTGGGGCGCGATCTCGTGGCTCCGGCGGGCAGCGTGAACCTCGTGGTTCCGGGCGAGCCGCACGACGGCCACGCCGCCGTGGACGCAGGCTGGACCTACCGCATGTTCTACCTCGACCCGGACTGGCTGGCGCGGGCCGCCGGGGAGATTTCCGGCCGCGCCCGGGCCGGACTTCCGCATTTCGACGCGGGCGTGCTCGACGATCCGCTCCTGGCCGCGAACATCCGGACGCTGCACGCGGGACTGGAGCGCGGTTCCCTCTCCGCGCTGGAGGCCCAGACCAGGCTCTACGGCCTGCTCATGCGCTGGGTTTCCCGCCACGGCGCGCAGCGGACCGCCTGCCCGCGCGAACCAGGCCGCGAGCCGGAGGCCGTGCGCCGAGCGCGCCTTCTCCTGGAAGAGCGCCATGCCGAGGACGTGGGCCTGGACGAGCTGTCCCGGGCCACGGGCCTGAGCCCCTTTCATCTGGCCCGCGTGTTTTGCCGCAGCGTGGGGCTGCCGCCCCATGCCTACCTGATCCAGGTGCGCGTGCGCCGCGCACGCGCGCTGCTGGCCGGACCGCAGTCCCTGGCGGACATCGCGACCGGCGTCGGCTTTGCGGATCAGAGCCACCTGAACCGCCACTTCAAGCGCATCGTGGGCCTGCCTCCGGGCCGCTGGCGCAAGATCGTTCAAGACCGCTGAGACTCTTTTCGGGCACTATGCCCCTGAATCCGGAACCGCCGGAACAGGGGAATCCATGAATACGAAACCAGAAGGTCTGCTCGGAGCG
This window contains:
- a CDS encoding radical SAM protein, which codes for MAFTYIFGPVMSGRLGLSLGLDLLREKICSMDCAYCEVGPTSALTLERRAWVPARDILDELAQWAAQGRDTEYVTLGGSGEPTLNTEFGEVIRGVREILPGKPVAVLTNSTLLHVPDVRRDLCLADVVLPSLDTLVPQEMRRLNRCIPGLGPETIVRGLLDFRKEFSGAVFLEILLARGFNDSEENLRLLSEFIPRLDPDRVDVVTLTRPGTLDSARAVDAPTLARWRAALGAHERRNLRAEARERDLPDQEAREALRSSLARRPQTVLQLAGGLGLGPERVRRLLDALVAEDELDAREVEDGLFYSLRRSGR
- a CDS encoding tRNA (adenine-N1)-methyltransferase — encoded protein: MLNSGDLVLLISPKGKRYLHKLDPQAEVHTHDGRILMSEVAAAGYGHRVRTHLGRPYLVLRPTVHDLIKNVKRSTQIMYPKEIGYLLLKLGVGPGSTVIESGTGSGGLTTALAWYVGDTGKVVTYERREEFYKLARKNLERVGLAHRVEQVNQDISEGFRHSGAHALFLDVRTPWDYLEAIPSAVIPGAMCGFLLPTVNQVSDLLRGLEHGPFQDIEVLEILVRRYKPVPDRLRPEDRMVAHTGFLIFARYIEPDAAPGLPESGAEQGEAAPACPELPQETDGGTLELEDGMDAEFGVPESAIEAPLETASDGEGQESGRKEHVETEDKDVTDAL
- the trhA gene encoding PAQR family membrane homeostasis protein TrhA, yielding MTASVERRAIWGLRDPLAGFTHLLGALGGIVALVLLLVRAAHQGTAWHVTSFAVFGAGMILLYTASTLYHWLPYGERRTARLRKLDHVMIFVMIAGTYTPICLVPLRGAWGWSIFGVVWGMALAGGVVKLFWMGAPRLLSTGFYIVMGWVAVVGIWPLVQALSSGAVFWLVAGGLSYTLGGVVYALKRPDPWPRVFGFHEIFHLFVLLGSFCHFWMMYAYIARHP
- a CDS encoding ABC transporter substrate-binding protein, with the protein product MLRLIAVLLAVAGMLPAWNADAGQFKVLVVHSYHREMPWTVQCDRGIHEILGEIAQLDMVYLDTKRIPESEFAGRAEAAMDVFRRVDPDLVMLGDDNALRLLGPRMADSGKPVVFFGINNNPRKYFREGIPGNVTGVLERVPLFPWLRHLIRIIPDPKTALVLMDDSPTSRAIVEVNFMDRKQVFLDRVSVGYEMAANWAEWQQVILGHRKYDFITMPLYHNLRDASGRYVPVEEVIRWTSEHSPVPIFAYQDYAVGDDGAVGSYVIFGEQHARLAALIARDILEGKTPRPPSASMDQQGTFFFNKKQLARFGLTLPEDIRSRAEFR
- a CDS encoding acyl-CoA dehydratase activase, whose product is MSRVAGLDIGSRSIELAVVENGRVVHAARLPTTFSPAGQCRKLLEEIRADGLVATGYGRELAGKLGLGLPLRKVTEIKAHAAGAAHFFPAARTVLDIGGQDTKAIALLPGGRVARFEMNDRCAAGTGKFLEYSSSVFQMPVEEFGEFALRGTNPPTINSMCTVFAETEATSLMAEGAEPEDIALGLHRAIVLRTLSMLRRVGLTPPLVFVGGVANNPCVRALLAGELRLVPGESLLLPDEPDMTGAVGAALLGLE
- a CDS encoding double-cubane-cluster-containing anaerobic reductase codes for the protein MTSPYKEMWERLDLDLEAHDALLDVLGKFYGDIYLSQQGRLRGAEYLDFVLSEVHGLRIKEIQDAKAQGRKVVGTFCVFVPEEITLAADAVQVGLCAGAEAGKELAETMVPRNTCSLIKSFIGFKLARLCPYTESCDLIVGETTCDGKKKAYEPFGELVNMHVMEVPQQKNAADRALWKAEVLRYKEEIEKLTGVTITAERLATAIRTVNDKRRALQRLTALRAASPAPISGRDALLVNQISFYDDPVRFTAKMNELCDELEARVARGEGVAEAGTPRLLLSGCPMAVPNWKLPYIVESSGAVIVGEESCIGTRNSRDLVDESGATLDEMLDAIADRYMKIDCACFTPNTERQENVMDLAKTLNADGVIQYNLLFCQPYANESIRLDKTLAAEGIPSLSIETDYSMEDVQQLKTRVEAFVETLD
- a CDS encoding AraC family transcriptional regulator, which gives rise to MDGTRCAAGGRSRSESALSWLPAALPGVEMLRASFVRQNFARHFHRRYAVGVIEQGGMAFRYLGRDLVAPAGSVNLVVPGEPHDGHAAVDAGWTYRMFYLDPDWLARAAGEISGRARAGLPHFDAGVLDDPLLAANIRTLHAGLERGSLSALEAQTRLYGLLMRWVSRHGAQRTACPREPGREPEAVRRARLLLEERHAEDVGLDELSRATGLSPFHLARVFCRSVGLPPHAYLIQVRVRRARALLAGPQSLADIATGVGFADQSHLNRHFKRIVGLPPGRWRKIVQDR